One window of Alteromonas sp. LMIT006 genomic DNA carries:
- the grxC gene encoding glutaredoxin 3 — MAKIELYTKDYCPYCKHALALFASKGVEVSNIEIQAEPGQRGVMIERAGGRTTVPQIFINDQHIGGCDDLFALDAQGKLDPLLA; from the coding sequence ATGGCTAAAATCGAACTCTACACCAAAGATTACTGCCCTTACTGCAAGCACGCTTTGGCTTTATTTGCCAGTAAAGGGGTTGAGGTGAGCAACATTGAAATCCAAGCAGAACCAGGCCAACGAGGTGTGATGATTGAACGTGCTGGCGGACGCACTACTGTGCCGCAAATTTTTATTAACGATCAACACATTGGCGGATGTGACGACCTTTTTGCGCTTGATGCTCAGGGTAAGTTAGACCCGCTCTTAGCGTAA